From Cellulomonas fimi ATCC 484, a single genomic window includes:
- a CDS encoding RNA polymerase sigma factor, with protein sequence MSDDLVEPVDAALREGEGLADQAARAVVAYREGDRAPLAALVQVMTPLLWHTVRAQGVDAEQAQDLVQNVWLTLVRDIESIRDPRATLQWMLVTAKRAAWRAVRRTREDLVRHEHDEHVTDWLSAPADDRPDTVALRSERDRVLWEHVASLPDRCRRLLGLVALVDRPDYTVVSRALGMPVGSIGPTRGRCLAKLRLALSDDPAWSLS encoded by the coding sequence ATGAGTGACGACCTGGTGGAGCCGGTGGATGCCGCGCTTCGCGAGGGTGAGGGGCTGGCCGACCAGGCTGCCCGTGCGGTGGTCGCCTACCGCGAGGGGGACCGGGCGCCGCTCGCCGCGCTGGTGCAGGTCATGACGCCGTTGCTGTGGCACACGGTCCGCGCCCAGGGCGTGGACGCGGAGCAGGCGCAGGACCTGGTGCAGAACGTGTGGCTCACGCTCGTGCGGGACATCGAGTCCATCCGCGACCCGCGCGCGACGCTCCAGTGGATGCTGGTGACGGCGAAGCGCGCGGCGTGGCGGGCCGTGCGACGCACGCGGGAGGACCTCGTCCGGCACGAGCACGACGAGCACGTGACGGACTGGCTGTCGGCCCCGGCCGACGACCGGCCGGACACCGTCGCGCTCCGTTCGGAGCGGGACCGGGTGCTGTGGGAGCACGTCGCGAGCCTGCCGGACCGCTGCCGGCGTCTGCTCGGGCTGGTGGCGCTCGTGGACCGGCCGGACTACACGGTCGTGTCACGGGCGCTCGGCATGCCGGTCGGGAGCATCGGCCCGACCCGCGGCCGTTGCCTCGCCAAGCTCCGCCTCGCCCTGTCCGACGACCCCGCCTGGAGCCTGTCATGA
- a CDS encoding CHAT domain-containing protein — protein sequence MSEQGGPAAAGPPSLVVLGEALARAETENAEGRPTRARRRLRPLLHELSGLTRSPDVARLRGRALVELAKADFETRGAPGPALDELDAMLVEHERDPVRGWPGLVPAVAGLRGLLALRAGRQHEALHWLDEAVASIDDADPIDACRVLLNRGVLHTDMHHVALSRADYAECARRARRAGFELLTFKAEHNLGYLDFVAGNLPEALARMEAAARILPGPPRPTALLDRARVLLEAGLVGVADQTLEQAAALFEQHRRVRDVAECELGRAECALLRGDVVAARGFAASAARRFRRRREDAWVVRADLLALQVDAVAFAQAPADDPRTRALWAGLARRAARLEATCRATGRTGWEVGAAYVRIEADLARGALDAPGVLLDELGTVRGSDPIAVRLHGRWLRAKLALAAGERSRAVRFVHAGQRDLALHRSRFGSLDLRTAGAVHGRALASLDIELALATGRPAAVLDAAERVRAVIGGTPRVNPPSDPESAALLSQLRRLIDDSRGVIGRASADPVRSRAFREAQRLKHEILARSWHERGQAGDERPGRAADVRRVLAARPGSVLVDIGVHGGRLLAVTFSARGAVLHELGEASDVAELVRRVHADLEVTANPLVPAELRDVAHRSLAHGTASLESRLAPVLDAPDELVVVATGWLGALPWSMLGPRRGRATVVAPSVHHWARYAGTAPEVPEQVTAVAGPGLRHADDEAREVGAAWPQGRSVVGADATVARMIELLGSPGIVHLAAHGRHEPDNPLFSSVRLADGPLFAHELDAGGRTPDLVVLSSCEVGRASVRAGGEALGMASVLLRRGVGCVVAAIAPLPDETAMRVMTHVHALLRDGVPVARAVAAAVERDAQRTGEVAPLMCFGAPV from the coding sequence ATGTCGGAGCAGGGCGGCCCGGCGGCGGCCGGGCCGCCCTCCCTCGTCGTCCTCGGAGAGGCGCTGGCGCGCGCCGAGACCGAGAACGCCGAGGGGAGGCCGACGCGTGCCCGCCGACGGCTGCGCCCGCTCCTGCACGAGCTGTCGGGGCTGACACGCAGCCCGGACGTGGCCCGGCTGCGCGGGCGCGCGCTGGTCGAGCTCGCGAAGGCGGACTTCGAGACGCGGGGGGCACCGGGCCCTGCGCTCGACGAGCTCGACGCGATGCTCGTGGAGCACGAGCGCGACCCGGTGCGCGGCTGGCCGGGCCTGGTCCCGGCGGTCGCGGGGCTGCGCGGACTGCTGGCGTTGCGTGCGGGCCGTCAGCACGAGGCGCTGCACTGGCTGGACGAGGCGGTCGCGTCGATCGACGACGCCGACCCCATCGACGCGTGCCGCGTGCTGCTCAACCGGGGTGTGCTGCACACGGACATGCACCACGTCGCGCTGTCCCGCGCGGACTACGCGGAGTGCGCGCGCCGCGCGCGCCGGGCGGGGTTCGAGCTGCTGACGTTCAAGGCGGAGCACAACCTCGGCTACCTGGACTTCGTCGCGGGGAACCTGCCGGAGGCGCTGGCCCGGATGGAGGCGGCGGCACGCATCCTGCCCGGACCGCCGCGCCCGACGGCCCTGCTCGACCGTGCCCGCGTGCTGCTGGAGGCGGGCCTGGTCGGGGTCGCGGACCAGACGCTCGAGCAGGCGGCGGCGCTGTTCGAGCAGCACCGCCGCGTGCGGGACGTCGCGGAGTGCGAGCTGGGCCGCGCGGAGTGCGCGCTGCTGCGCGGCGACGTCGTCGCGGCTCGTGGGTTCGCGGCGTCGGCCGCGCGCCGGTTCCGCCGCCGCCGGGAGGACGCGTGGGTCGTGCGGGCCGACCTGCTCGCGCTGCAGGTGGACGCGGTCGCGTTCGCGCAGGCGCCGGCGGACGACCCGCGCACGCGCGCGCTGTGGGCGGGGCTCGCGCGGCGCGCGGCGCGGCTCGAGGCGACGTGCCGGGCGACGGGCCGCACGGGCTGGGAGGTCGGGGCGGCGTACGTGCGGATCGAGGCGGACCTGGCCCGGGGGGCGCTGGACGCGCCGGGCGTGCTGCTGGACGAGCTGGGCACGGTGCGGGGGAGCGACCCGATCGCGGTGCGGCTGCACGGCCGCTGGCTGCGCGCCAAGCTCGCGCTCGCGGCGGGCGAGCGGTCGCGGGCCGTGCGGTTCGTGCACGCGGGTCAGCGGGACCTGGCGCTGCACCGCTCGCGGTTCGGCTCCCTGGACCTGCGGACGGCGGGTGCGGTGCACGGGCGTGCGCTGGCGTCCCTCGACATCGAGCTCGCGCTCGCGACGGGCCGGCCGGCGGCGGTGCTGGACGCGGCCGAGCGGGTGCGCGCGGTGATCGGCGGCACCCCGCGCGTCAACCCGCCGAGCGACCCGGAGTCCGCGGCCCTGCTGTCGCAGCTGCGGCGGCTCATCGACGACTCGCGCGGCGTGATCGGCCGCGCGAGCGCGGACCCGGTGCGCTCGCGGGCGTTCCGGGAGGCGCAGCGGCTCAAGCACGAGATCCTCGCCCGCTCGTGGCACGAGCGGGGACAGGCGGGCGACGAGCGTCCCGGGCGCGCGGCGGACGTGCGCCGCGTGCTCGCGGCACGGCCGGGCAGCGTCCTGGTCGACATCGGGGTGCACGGGGGCCGGCTCCTCGCGGTGACGTTCTCGGCGCGAGGCGCGGTCCTGCACGAGCTGGGGGAGGCGTCCGACGTCGCCGAGCTCGTGCGGCGCGTGCACGCGGACCTCGAGGTGACGGCGAACCCCCTGGTCCCGGCCGAGCTGCGCGACGTGGCGCACCGGTCCCTCGCGCACGGCACGGCGTCGCTCGAGTCCCGCCTGGCGCCGGTGCTGGACGCGCCGGACGAGCTGGTGGTCGTGGCGACGGGCTGGCTGGGGGCGCTGCCGTGGTCGATGCTCGGCCCGCGTCGGGGCCGAGCGACGGTGGTCGCCCCGTCGGTGCACCACTGGGCCCGGTACGCGGGGACGGCGCCGGAGGTGCCCGAGCAGGTCACGGCGGTCGCGGGACCGGGCCTGCGGCACGCCGACGACGAGGCGCGCGAGGTCGGGGCCGCGTGGCCGCAGGGCCGGTCGGTCGTGGGCGCGGACGCGACGGTCGCGCGGATGATCGAGCTGCTCGGGTCGCCGGGGATCGTCCACCTCGCGGCGCACGGCCGGCACGAGCCGGACAACCCGCTGTTCTCGTCGGTGCGCCTGGCGGACGGCCCGCTGTTCGCGCACGAGCTCGACGCGGGGGGCCGCACGCCGGACCTGGTGGTGCTCTCGTCGTGCGAGGTGGGCCGCGCGAGCGTGCGTGCGGGCGGTGAGGCCCTGGGCATGGCGAGCGTGCTGCTGCGCCGGGGCGTGGGCTGCGTCGTCGCGGCGATCGCCCCGCTGCCGGACGAGACGGCGATGCGTGTCATGACGCACGTGCACGCGCTGCTGCGCGACGGCGTCCCGGTGGCGCGCGCGGTCGCGGCGGCGGTCGAGAGGGACGCGCAGCGCACGGGGGAGGTCGCACCGCTGATGTGCTTCGGCGCACCGGTCTGA
- the rplJ gene encoding 50S ribosomal protein L10, which translates to MARPDKAAAVAELTDRFRESNAAVLTEYRGLTVAQLKTLRKALSGNATYAVVKNTLTAIAAKDAGLTGLDDALAGPSAIAFVTGDPVEAAKGLRDFAKANPALVIKGGVLEGRALTAAEVTKLADLESREVLLAKAAGAMKAKLYQAAYVFTANTAQAARVIDALRQKQESEGAAA; encoded by the coding sequence ATGGCGAGGCCGGACAAGGCAGCCGCTGTCGCAGAGCTCACGGACCGGTTCCGTGAGTCCAACGCGGCCGTGCTGACCGAGTACCGCGGGCTCACCGTCGCGCAGCTCAAGACTCTGCGCAAGGCGCTCAGCGGCAACGCAACCTACGCCGTGGTGAAGAACACGCTGACCGCGATCGCGGCCAAGGACGCCGGCCTGACGGGCCTCGACGACGCGCTTGCGGGCCCGTCGGCGATCGCTTTCGTCACCGGCGACCCGGTCGAGGCCGCGAAGGGTCTGCGTGACTTCGCCAAGGCGAACCCCGCACTGGTCATCAAGGGCGGTGTCCTCGAGGGACGCGCCCTGACCGCTGCGGAGGTCACGAAGCTCGCGGACCTCGAGTCCCGCGAGGTGCTCCTGGCCAAGGCGGCCGGTGCGATGAAGGCGAAGCTCTACCAGGCTGCGTACGTCTTCACCGCGAACACCGCCCAGGCCGCCCGTGTCATCGATGCCCTGCGTCAGAAGCAGGAGTCGGAAGGCGCTGCCGCCTGA
- a CDS encoding carboxypeptidase regulatory-like domain-containing protein: protein MSTDESTLAMVAAGPLDVADLEILTRLAALVDTSDPVPAGLVDRIGMALTIEALHAELAELHLVGDPALAVRADETSIEAGTITFTTDVLTVMISVHPEAGRVRVDGWAAPAAELAVELHQSGDVTTVTSDVDGRFSFSEVERGPARLVLRRPSDPRVPIVTPQIEL from the coding sequence ATGAGCACCGACGAGAGCACCCTCGCCATGGTGGCGGCCGGTCCCCTGGACGTCGCGGACCTCGAGATCCTCACCCGTCTCGCGGCTCTCGTGGACACCTCGGACCCGGTGCCTGCGGGCCTCGTGGACCGGATCGGCATGGCACTGACGATCGAGGCCCTGCACGCCGAGCTCGCCGAGCTGCACCTCGTCGGTGACCCGGCGCTCGCGGTCCGCGCCGACGAGACGAGCATCGAGGCCGGCACGATCACGTTCACGACGGACGTGCTGACCGTGATGATCTCGGTCCACCCGGAGGCGGGTCGCGTGCGCGTCGACGGCTGGGCGGCCCCGGCCGCGGAGCTCGCGGTGGAGCTGCACCAGTCGGGTGACGTGACGACGGTGACGTCGGACGTCGACGGCCGGTTCTCGTTCTCCGAGGTCGAGCGGGGCCCGGCGCGCCTGGTCCTGCGACGCCCGTCGGACCCGCGGGTCCCGATCGTGACACCGCAGATCGAGCTGTAG
- the rplL gene encoding 50S ribosomal protein L7/L12, translated as MAKLSTDELIEQFKGLTLIELSEFVKAFEEVFEVTAAAPVAVAAPAAGGGAAEVEAEEEKDSFDVVLEAAGDKKIQVIKEVRALTSLGLKEAKDLVDEAPKAVLEGVNKEAAEKAKAQLEGAGATVTLK; from the coding sequence ATGGCGAAGCTCAGCACCGACGAGCTCATCGAGCAGTTCAAGGGCCTCACCCTCATCGAGCTCTCCGAGTTCGTGAAGGCCTTCGAGGAGGTCTTCGAGGTCACCGCCGCCGCCCCCGTCGCCGTCGCGGCCCCCGCCGCCGGTGGTGGCGCGGCCGAGGTCGAGGCCGAGGAGGAGAAGGACTCGTTCGACGTCGTCCTCGAGGCCGCCGGTGACAAGAAGATCCAGGTCATCAAGGAGGTGCGCGCCCTCACGTCCCTCGGCCTGAAGGAGGCCAAGGACCTGGTGGACGAGGCCCCCAAGGCCGTCCTGGAGGGTGTCAACAAGGAGGCCGCCGAGAAGGCGAAGGCGCAGCTCGAGGGCGCCGGCGCCACGGTCACCCTCAAGTGA